TCAAAAACGTCAAGCCAAAAATATAATAGTGCTGAGAAGGGACATCAAACCAAATGGCTTGTCTGCCATTATAACGCAGCCAAGGTAATAGCAAGAACGCTGCCAACAGCGCATACATGGTAATGACACGGATGTTTTGATAAAAGCCTGTCACAAATCGAGGATGGACACGTTTCTTTTCGGCGTTGAGATCTATTTGTTGTACGGGGATTTTATTGGGTTGTTGTGCTGACATAAACTTGCCTCTTTAAACAAAGAATCAGTCTGCTGGCATGAGTAACAAGCACCTACTAAGAAAACTGGGGTGCGTGGGCTTGAATTGTTATCAATGTCAGTAAGTAGAGAGTAGGTATGTCAAAAATAAAACCACCATACTGTCTACCAAATGAACGATTATATAATACTGATTATTATAATGACTATTTTATCATCTCCCTCATAATAATGGGGAATCAATATGAAAAAACAATCACTGAGCGCTCCAAAGCCTCAATATGTTTTGACGCTGTAGTGGGAGCATTGAAATAAAAAAGGAGAACTGTAGTGACAGTCCTCCTTTTTATAACATCTTTCAATTCCATATGAAGCAATTGCTTAAAAAACTAATATTCAGCGGCGTATATCACATAAACCATCGAATCAATATCAATTTGCAGCAGTAGCTTCAGCGGCATTAGTAGCTGTGGCTGTTGCAGGAGTTTTGTCTGATAGTGAGTAAACATAGGCAGCTAGTAGCATAATACGCTCATTACCCAGTTTAGTCTGCCACTCAGGCATCACACCAGCACGGCCATAACGTAAGGTTTCACGGAGTGATTCGCGAGTATCGCCCCATAGCCAGATATTGTCAGTTAGATTTGGAGCACCCGTAGATATCATGCCCTTACCATCTTCACCGTGACAAAGCACACAGTTAGTAGGTTCTTTAAATAAAGCCTCACCCTGTGTAACCATCGTCTGGTCTAGATCATAATCTCTTTGATTGCCAGAGATTGACAGTACATATTCTGCTACAGCACGTATGCCATCTTCGCCAAGATCGTCGCGCCAAGCAGGCATCGGCAACGCAGCAGGATTCTTGCTGTAGTCTATACCAGCATTTCGACCATTGTGTAAGGTCAGCAAGATATTTTCAGGCTTGCCTCCATGTATCCATTCATTATCCGTTAGATTTGGATAACCAATGGCACCCTTAGCGTTAGAGCCATGACAGACCGAGCAGTTCTGTAAGAAGAGACGGCTACCAACTTTCAATGCATTTGGATCTGAAGATAGCTTTTCAACATAAGGCGCTAATTCAGTGACTTTGTCATCGATCTGAGTTTGTAGGTCTGCTGGTGGTTCTTCATTGCGACGCAGAGTCGTTTGCATATCAGCAAGTGCTGCTAGCGTTTTTGTCGCGTCACTGGCACCAGCCTTTGCCAAAATGTTTTGCTCAAAGTTATCGGTGAATACTTTGTTATTGCTTTCAAGTTCACTATATAACTCATTTTTTGACGACCAAGGTACAGTCTCGCCATCGACTTCTACCGTTGCGATGCCGTCCCAGTTTGCTGGTTGAATAGCTGGGAAAAATACCCAGTATGCAGCACCCCAAATGATTGAGCCAAAAAATATTACCAACCACCATTTAGGAAGCGGTTTATCGTATTCTTGAATACCGTCATAAGTATGACCAGTAGTACCGTCTTCTTCGAGATCAGGTTTATATTTTAATACATATAACAAGACCCCAAGAATACCTGCCCAACACATGATACTGAGGATGGTAATCCAAGAACTCCAAAAAAATGTCATCGTTCATCCTTATTGCGCTGCTCTTCAGATAAAGGCTCTTTGACCTCGTCATCAAGCGCAAGTTGTGCATCTTCTTCGAAGCGTTTTTTGTTTTTTGGCGAATACGCCCACCATGCAACGCCTATAAAGGCAATGAAGGCAGAAACGGTTGCAATTGTTTGTAATTCACCAATACCCATTAGCGCTGTCCTTCCATTGCAGTACCTAGCTGTTGCAGATAGGCAACCAGAGCGTCAAGTTCAGTAGCGCCGAGCACTACATCAGGGGCCCCTTCGATATCTTCTTCAGTATAAGGAACGCCGAAACGATCGCGGAATAGACGCATTTTAGTATGGACTTTTACACCATTAACTTCGTTGGTGGCAAGCCATGGAAAGCCTGGCATGACTGACTCAGGAACTAATGATTGTGGATCAATCAAATGTTGTTTTTGCCATTCCTCTGAATAGCGCTGACCAACACGTGCCAAGTCAGGTCCAGTACGTTTTGATCCCCATAAGAATGGATGATCCCATGTTGACTCAGCAGCGCGTGTGTATGGCCCATAACGTTCAACTTCAGCACGTAGCGGGCGAATCATTTGAGTGTGACAAACGTGACAACCTTCACGAATATAAATGTCACGACCTTCAAACTCAAGCGCAGTCCAAGGCTCCATAGCGGGCAGGGGAGCATTCACCCCGCCATCTTCAGGACTTTTGTTATCATAAATCAGCGGTACGATCTCAACCAAAGTTGCAAAGCTGATTGCGATGACAATAAAGATGACCAATAAGCCTGTATTTTTTTCAATAATTTCATGCGGTGTACCAGCCATGATCGCTCCTTATACGTTAGCTGTCTGTGGTGCATCGACACTAGGTTTATGATCTGTTGGATCAGCCACATCAACTGGCTTACCTTCAGGCATTTGGAGTGTCTTGTAGACGTTGTACGCCATCACAAACATACCAGTCACATATAACAGACCACCAAAGGCACGCCCGATATATGGGTAATGCGAGAATTCAACCGTATCAACGAAGCTATATACCAAAGTACCATCAGGGTTCGTAGCTAACCACATCATGCCTTGACCAATACCTGAGATCCACATTGAAACAATATAGAAAATAGTACCTGCAGTTGCAAACCAAAAGTGAGTATTAATCAGACTGATAGAATACATTTTTGGTTTGTTATAGATACGTGGTAACAGTACATATAATGACCCTATGGTAATCATACCTACCCAACCAAGCGCACCTGAGTGTACGTGACCTACTGTCCAGTCAGTGTTATGCGATAACGCGTTGACCGTCTTGATAGACATCATTGGGCCTTCGAAAGTTGACATCGCATAGAACGACAATGCCACAATCATAAAGCGAATGATTGGATCAGTACGTAGCTTATCCCAGCTGCCAGACAAGGTTAAAACACCGTTGATCATACCACCCCAAGAGGGTGCGAATAGGATGATAGAGAATACCATCGCCAGTGACTGCGTCCAGTCTGGTAGTGCTGAGTAATGCAAATGGTGACCACCAGCCCACATATAAGACGCAATGAGCGCCCAAAAGTGAACGATAGACAAACGATAAGAATAGATAGGGCGACCAATCTGTACAGGAACGAAGTAATACATCATTCCCAAGAATGCCGCTGTTAGATAAAAACCTACTGCGTTATGCCCGTACCACCACTGCACCATGGCGTCAGTTGCACCGCCAAATAGTGAGTAAGATTTAAACGCACTAACAGGAATAGCCATACTGTTAACGATATGCAGTAATGCAATCGTAATAATAAAAGCTGCAAAGAACCAGTTAGCCACATAGATATGTGAGGTTTTACGTTTAATCAATGTTCCAAAGAAAACAATGGCATAAGAGACCCATACCAAAGCAATTAGAATATCGATTGGCCACTCAAGTTCAGCGTATTCTTTGGTAGACGTTAACCCTAAAGGAAGCGTAATGACAGCTGCTACAATAACGGCTTGCCAACCCCAAAAGGTAAACCACGCCAGATAAGGTGCGAATAACCTCGTTTTACACGTCCGTTGGACAATATAATAAGACGTCGCGAACAGGGCAGAGCCACCGAACGCAAAAATGACGGCATTAGTATGCAATGGTCTTAGACGACTAAAGGTCAACCATGGAATGTCAAAGTTAAGTGCTGGCCATGCCAACTGTGAAGCAATGAACACACCAAGACTCATGCCGACGATGCCCCAAACTACGGCCATGATCGTAAAAAATCGTACGATAGTGATTTCGTATTCACGGTCAACTGGGGCGACTGCTGTGTTTTGTAAACTCATTGGATGATTCCTTTACAGCCCGAATTATCAACAGTATTAACTGATTCTACGCATTGTATAGTCTATAGCAAGGTATTTAAAACTATAGCAACACAGTAGCACATGTCATTGTCTGACTTAATTATCACCGTAACAATTCATTAATTATCTGTTTAGGTTGTCGCAAGTTATCAGCGAAACTGATAAGAGATGAGCACTGAGAGGCGCTATGATCTCGGCCAAGCAAATCTGAGATGATTAATACACTGTTAAAGTTGATTGAAAAGTAAGCTGTCTTTCTAGCATCAAACATCTGACTGTATAAAAGTATCGATACTTGGCTAATAAAAGCCTAATAACTATAGAGGTATGCTAATAGCAGCTGACAAAACATGCTTAAGTAACGTTCAGTTAACACTCCCGACTCTGTTTGAAGGTATTGTAACGCAATCTTAATGAAATATCATCAGGACTATACGCCAAATACAAACTCTTTAATAAATAATTTAGCCGACTATCTTTACTAATGCCTAGTAGAGCAGCGATAAATCCCTATTTGTTAATTAAGATTAGAAGTAATGACAAGGCAAACGCCATCAAGCCAAATAATCCGCTCACTTTGTGTGCTAAATACTATTTATATTATTCATACATATTATCAATCTCTAAAAGCAGCGCTTTCTTGTCATCAATACTGACTCGTTATTGATAACCATATGATTTAACTTATGATACTCTGATAAAGGCAAGATGTTAAGAACAAATTTATCGGAGGGTGTTTGTGATTTTTAGTTAAGTTTGACTATACGGTTAGCTTGATAATATGCATGAATAACAATCTTAGCCATCATTACCGGCGCTTATCATAACAAAAAACCCTAATATATCAACATAAGATGTAAGGGATTACTCTAAACGCTTGTTAGAACTCTATGACTGCTAGCAGTTTGGTAGAAGGTAAACGATGCTAAAAGGTAATAGGCTGTTTTTTATAAAAGATAACCGTCCATAGACCCAAATCCATGATAATTTGTTACAATTTGGCAAATGGTGAGGTTTTTGGTTTTACTTATAACAAAACCACGCCATAATGGAGCGCAGTAGTATTAATAATCATTAATTCTTAGAGGATAATAAGATGGCAGTTTTTTTGACAGACGCATGGTTTGAGCAAGTTGAGCAGTTGGGGAATGAGGCTGGCGAGTTGAACTTACCACCGGCATTGGCCACTATGGTCATTAATCTAAAAGTTTCTGACGCTGAGCAAGACATTGAAGCCAATTACGCCAATGGTTTGTTACATAAAGGCTTGAATGACAACGCTACCACGACGCTATTGTTAGATCGTGATACTTTACAGTCTATTGTCACTGATTTTGATATGAATCAGATTATGGGCGCGTTTATGAATGGTAATATCCGCGTGGAAGGGGATATGTCACAGTTGATGGCGCTGCAAAGCGCACGCCCAAGCTCAGAACAAAAAGAGCTATTCAGAAACATCAAGTCAATGACGACATTGGCATAATCACGTAAGTTTGCAATATATAAAAGCCATAAAGAAAGCCCCTAACATGGTTAGGGGCTTTCTTTATGGCTGCTGTTGCATTAGAAAAGACAGTCATCACAAGATGAAGTCTGCCAAATGCGGTCGTTATCTAGCTCGCTTGTGACTGCTGATTTGATGATTCAGAGTTTTGATTCTCTTTGTAGATCGCAGCTTGGAGCCAGATATTTGCTTGAATATAATCATTGACTTGGATAGCTTGAGTCTCTGTTGTATTGACTACGCCGATACGAACCACAAATGGGGTAGCATTTTGCTCACGCAATATGACGACATCAAACAAAAGGATGGACTTGCCATTGAATGAGGTCTCCTGCTTGCCTAATACTTGACCTTGACACCAGGCTTCATCTTCTTGGCCCAAGGTATCGCCGAATAGATAGGCGCACATATGACCTAGGTTAATCTCTACTGGAGCCATTTGTTCTTCGGTTTTGGGCTGCCAATTTTGGATTTGCTCTTGGATATCGTCTGGAACTTGTCCATCGTTAGCAGCAACGATGTCGTTAAAGGCACGGTGATAACGAATGGCTTCTTTATCTTCTACCATGATGACTTCGTCTTGCTGACTAAGCGTAAACTCATGAGCCCAGGCGCTAAAATTGACAAAGTAAGGCGTGTTTTGTTGATATAAATGACGGTTGGCAGTATATAGTTGGTCAAAAGCATAAATGATGCTGCCATCATCACTCCGCAGGCGTAGTACTGCGTCATGTGAATTGTCATTAACGATCATACGTTCGATGGTGCAAGTCAGACCATAGGGGCCATTGATACAAGGATAAGCGTTGATAAAGCATTCAGGCTTGCCATCTTTCATGGCCAACACTTGGTTAATATGGCATGGCTGATCTTCTGAAAGCAGCAAGCAGTTGTCTTGAGTGCTAACGTTGGCGTTTAGGCCTTTTGGTAATGCCGCTTTTTCGATCATCTGCTGCAACCATTCTGGCACATCATGACTCATATCGTCGGTTAAAATACGCCAATGATCAGCATGACCAGCGGTCTGCTCGTCAGATAAGGTGATTTTTGTGGGAGATTGTACGTTTTTATATTGATAATTGATGGTCATGAAAATACTCAAAATTAAGTCAGCCATGTCATTTGGTCGCGAAGACTTTATTACTAGTCTTTGTTGCTAGTACAGTAAGTTAATGTCTAAGCAATCTATAAGGTCTTTGCTAGCTGATATGCTATGTTTATGCAGCTAATATGACTAGCAAAGGCGTACCAAACGACAATGATGGGTTAATGACAATTGTCCTTAGCATACAATATATAGGTATGGAAGCAACTAATAGCAAGCCCCTCACAAAAAAATAATAACAAAGCCAAGTTTTTTGTTAGAAAATACCCAGCAGTTTTTGCGAATGATTGGCATATGTTAGATAAATTGTGTCAAACTATCCACTTTTTGGCAGCGCCTGTTAGGGCATGTCCTCAATTCAATCGAAGGATACCTAAATGGGCTAAAAATGGCTGAATCTTGCCAAACAGCGTCAAGTAGCTAGGTAATATCCTGATATTATCTGCGCTATTTTGCTTGTTTGACGGCAATTTATCTCATTTTTAAAATGAGGACACGCCCTAGATAAAATTAAGTAAATAAAAATAGTTAAATAAAAGCCAGATAAATAGCTGGCCTGTCTTAAACCAGATTGATGTGCCT
The sequence above is a segment of the Psychrobacter fulvigenes genome. Coding sequences within it:
- the ccoO gene encoding cytochrome-c oxidase, cbb3-type subunit II, whose protein sequence is MAGTPHEIIEKNTGLLVIFIVIAISFATLVEIVPLIYDNKSPEDGGVNAPLPAMEPWTALEFEGRDIYIREGCHVCHTQMIRPLRAEVERYGPYTRAAESTWDHPFLWGSKRTGPDLARVGQRYSEEWQKQHLIDPQSLVPESVMPGFPWLATNEVNGVKVHTKMRLFRDRFGVPYTEEDIEGAPDVVLGATELDALVAYLQQLGTAMEGQR
- the ccoN gene encoding cytochrome-c oxidase, cbb3-type subunit I encodes the protein MSLQNTAVAPVDREYEITIVRFFTIMAVVWGIVGMSLGVFIASQLAWPALNFDIPWLTFSRLRPLHTNAVIFAFGGSALFATSYYIVQRTCKTRLFAPYLAWFTFWGWQAVIVAAVITLPLGLTSTKEYAELEWPIDILIALVWVSYAIVFFGTLIKRKTSHIYVANWFFAAFIITIALLHIVNSMAIPVSAFKSYSLFGGATDAMVQWWYGHNAVGFYLTAAFLGMMYYFVPVQIGRPIYSYRLSIVHFWALIASYMWAGGHHLHYSALPDWTQSLAMVFSIILFAPSWGGMINGVLTLSGSWDKLRTDPIIRFMIVALSFYAMSTFEGPMMSIKTVNALSHNTDWTVGHVHSGALGWVGMITIGSLYVLLPRIYNKPKMYSISLINTHFWFATAGTIFYIVSMWISGIGQGMMWLATNPDGTLVYSFVDTVEFSHYPYIGRAFGGLLYVTGMFVMAYNVYKTLQMPEGKPVDVADPTDHKPSVDAPQTANV
- a CDS encoding SCP2 sterol-binding domain-containing protein — protein: MAVFLTDAWFEQVEQLGNEAGELNLPPALATMVINLKVSDAEQDIEANYANGLLHKGLNDNATTTLLLDRDTLQSIVTDFDMNQIMGAFMNGNIRVEGDMSQLMALQSARPSSEQKELFRNIKSMTTLA
- the ccoP gene encoding cytochrome-c oxidase, cbb3-type subunit III, with amino-acid sequence MTFFWSSWITILSIMCWAGILGVLLYVLKYKPDLEEDGTTGHTYDGIQEYDKPLPKWWLVIFFGSIIWGAAYWVFFPAIQPANWDGIATVEVDGETVPWSSKNELYSELESNNKVFTDNFEQNILAKAGASDATKTLAALADMQTTLRRNEEPPADLQTQIDDKVTELAPYVEKLSSDPNALKVGSRLFLQNCSVCHGSNAKGAIGYPNLTDNEWIHGGKPENILLTLHNGRNAGIDYSKNPAALPMPAWRDDLGEDGIRAVAEYVLSISGNQRDYDLDQTMVTQGEALFKEPTNCVLCHGEDGKGMISTGAPNLTDNIWLWGDTRESLRETLRYGRAGVMPEWQTKLGNERIMLLAAYVYSLSDKTPATATATNAAEATAAN
- a CDS encoding cbb3-type cytochrome oxidase subunit 3 → MGIGELQTIATVSAFIAFIGVAWWAYSPKNKKRFEEDAQLALDDEVKEPLSEEQRNKDER